The Leptospira koniambonensis sequence AAACAGAAAGGGAGATCCAAATTATTTTGCCGTCCAATTCCAAGACATTACAAAGCACCACGAATTAGAAAAACAACTCATTCATTCTCAAAGGATGGAATCTATTGGTTCTCTTGCTGGAGGAGTGGCACATGATTTTAATAATATTCTAACTGTAGTTTTAGGCTACACTGCCCTCTTAGAAAAAAATTCTCAACATCCAGAAAAGATCTTACAATATTCTGAAATTATCAAGAAGACTGCGGAAAGAGGATCTTCTTTAATTAAACAACTTTTGACTTTGGCAAGAAAGGTAGAATCTGATCTGAAACCATCTGCTTTGAATGATTTACTCTCAGAGGCGGTCCATATAGCATCTTCTACCTTTCCTAAATCAATCAGAGTAATTTCGGATCTTCCTCAGGATCCAATCTGGGTCCAGGCGGATCACACTCAGATCCATCAGGTTTTTCTGAATTTATTTTTAAACGCAAAAGATGCGATGCCAAGCGGGGGTTTACTTTCCATAAGACTTCGAATGGAAGAAGGAGAATTTATTTCTCCTGAAAAGACCCAAAAGACTGCAGTGATAGAAATTTTGGACAGTGGGACCGGCATTG is a genomic window containing:
- a CDS encoding two-component system sensor histidine kinase NtrB, coding for MQNCDEIPPKINQPSGYLEKDFLPKEMGWDEWYCQAAQFKNILYHSPNGFAIISLEGRFISSNPALSQILGYSENELVGMSFDYITHPDDLEEDLHLRDQFLKGLISIFKRKKRYIHKDGHHLWVQVDATLIRNRKGDPNYFAVQFQDITKHHELEKQLIHSQRMESIGSLAGGVAHDFNNILTVVLGYTALLEKNSQHPEKILQYSEIIKKTAERGSSLIKQLLTLARKVESDLKPSALNDLLSEAVHIASSTFPKSIRVISDLPQDPIWVQADHTQIHQVFLNLFLNAKDAMPSGGLLSIRLRMEEGEFISPEKTQKTAVIEILDSGTGIDRKTIRKIFDPFFTTKEPGKGTGLGLSIVYGILENHKGKIKVESELGSGTKFSIYFPALE